The window CCAGTCACCACCATGAATGACACTGTAAACATCAGAACCAGGAAGTTCATGACAAACAGACTTCTTCAGTGTAAACAGATGGTTATAGATGTCCTTCATCCTGGAAAAGCCACAGTGCCCAAGACTGAAATTCGAGAAAAACTGGCCAAGATGGACAAGAGAACTCCAGATGTCATTTTTGCCTCTGGATTCAGAACccattttggtggtggcaaaacaACAAGCTTTGGCATGATTTATGATTCCCTCgattatgcaaagaaaaatgaaccaaagCACAGACTTGCAAGGCATGGCctgtatgagaagaaaaagatgtcAAGAAAGCAGTGAAAGGAATGcaagaacagaatgaagaaagtcaGGGGTACTGCAAAGGCAAATGTTGGTGCTggcaaaaggaaggaataaaaggtgCTATGGAGGATGTTTGTCCATGAAGATGGTTTTTCATCAGAGCATAAATAAACTatgtaaaaacctcaaaaaaaaagagtttattgtGTTACTTCTTAGCTGGACACTCATAGCTATACTtttcttttgaacttttttttttaaactgtgtcaCCCACCACTTCCTAAGgctatttaaattaataaaggtACTTGGAAGATCTATGATTTTGCCTATCTGGGTACTTCTTCCTTCAGTGGTGCAGAAATATCCcaagagcatttttttcaatgtTGATCTGTTTTTTTCTGATTCGGTTGGAATACTCTCTAAGTAAAAATCACTTTTAAATCTAACTgcaacactttcttaagtcaacGCACCACAAAAAAATGAACACACAAGGAAATAGTAACTTTTTAATCAACTAATATGAAGAACAGTATAACATATTAGTGAGGAGATTCATGAATACCAACTCTAACAGGGAGGTAGGGATGATATTTCTTTTCGTTGCCAAGAACTCAAACTACTGTTTAATGGAATGTGATATAACACTTATgaatcataattaaaaaaaaaacattgatacAAGTCTGGTTTATTACCCAAAGTAATCAATTTAGTCAACAAATTCCAATGTCTTCATTAGAATAAAAGGCCAAattttgtttggggtggggtaAGGTATAGATTctaatgaacattaaaaatttaCTTTGAAGTTCATATTTACAGCTTTTGTTCTGTACTGTTGTAAATTCTCAAACCATGCAACATGGAAAAGAATTTTCTTGAAAAAGCTTTGGAAGAAGCCTTTCTAAATTGTTTCATTCAATCAACTTTATTCTTGCCCTTGAGATATGTAATTAAATAGAATTGATTTACAAGTCATTTTGTGTTTTAAAAGAGTATTAAATTGTAGTTTAAgaacacaatataatatatagGTTAAAGCTGTAGAAGGTTCTTCATTCTCCcttgaaaagaataaagaaataaattccaCAATATTGTTCTATATTGTGAGAGGAAGAtggaaggaatttatttttaaacctgAAATGAAATCATTTGATTGACAATGGAAAACATAGTCTGACTTTTACAGAACGTAATACAGAAGGATAAAACTTAGAGtaggaattgaattaaatatacCCTTTCCCATTTGATTTCTAGCATTTCCTGTTTCCAAAAAAGGGCAGAAATGACAGGTTGAAAGAACAcgtaagaaaagaagaaataagaaaatatgacACAGATCTTAGTGGGTACCCTAAGCAAAAATGAAAGGCATTTTTTGCATAAATTCACCAAAGCCATTCcctactaagaaaaaaaataataataacgaGTCTTCATCAGGGTGGAGTTCTGaattttccaaaatgattttcaatatttaataatttaattcatTTGCTGAATGATAAATCTTCTTTTCATTCTGATCTTCCCTTGGGTGAGAGAAGACCCAGACTTCAATGTAACTTTTTCTTATCTTGCACTGAAAGAGGGCATCAAGACATTTcccaaaacatttccaaatccATGCCTACTCTCCCTGCTTTTCAGCCCTACCTCCCCTATATGTACAGACTCTATTAGAATAAAATCTCCTTGAGGGAGTCCttcttgcttgtatttatatactAATTATAGTGCTAGTCACATAGCATatgcttaaaatattttgcttattactttttttctccattcatcTGTCTCAGTTTTTGAGAAGTACTTTTAATACTAGAATAGAATTTATATTAATTCTACGTATTTTTGCATGAAACAATTAATTTCTTTATAGCTTTGTCTAATGAGATCTATGATAATCCACAATGTCATCAGTCCATTAATTagctaattcaatttaattcaatgtcATTCATAATCACTCTCTACTTCCAactacttttccagttttattttacaCAATTTTTATTCATGTACTATATGATCTTGTCCACTTACACACAAACATTAATCTGCAAATCTAACATTCATTGTACCATTCCATTTAGGCAAACCACCAGCCATCTTTTGGGTATATTCTGCCATGTCAACCACTGAGCTTACATACAACTCATTTCTATTAGCTCTAAAAATCATAGGATTCTGTGAAAGTCCTTCAAGGGACATTGAAGGTTCATTTATTCCAACCCAATTTGTAGTATGAAGCCCCTCTTCACCTTGTCCCTTCCTTCAAAATTTTGCTTAGGGTTCATCTCTTCCTGGGACTCTCCTTAGTTTACTCCAATCTGTTTCCAGATGTGTCAACTATTTTAGAAGTGTTTCATTCTTACTTATTCAATGATTATTTAGTGTTTGTGTAGAGTTGCAGTTAGGGTGAAATGTATAGTAGGCTGCCAGGTAAGACATTCTTCAAAATACTTCTAAGGAAGAAGACAGCCATGCAAATGAGCAAGGATTGATCTATGGCATAGAAGAATATGTGACAGTATGGTGAGAATGGAGGCAAGTAGAATCAAGTTGCTTATATCCTAGAATTCCTCAGTCTAACTAGGACTGGCTTAGGACTAAGGAGGAAAACCTAGACCTGGTCCAATGATGTCCTCTCCTCAGTGTGAAGAGT is drawn from Dromiciops gliroides isolate mDroGli1 chromosome 2, mDroGli1.pri, whole genome shotgun sequence and contains these coding sequences:
- the LOC122738014 gene encoding 40S ribosomal protein S24-like; the protein is MNDTVNIRTRKFMTNRLLQCKQMVIDVLHPGKATVPKTEIREKLAKMDKRTPDVIFASGFRTHFGGGKTTSFGMIYDSLDYAKKNEPKHRLARHGLYEKKKMSRKQ